The Erigeron canadensis isolate Cc75 chromosome 1, C_canadensis_v1, whole genome shotgun sequence genome segment ATACGGTATGGGCGTTCCCGTTATCCATTCTAAATTATTGTCATTGGACGCATATAAGAatgatatggatttgatgggcggcgattcAAAAGATGTTGACAGTTAGATACGGTATGGGGTTGTAGAACTCAGGGATCAGGATCGGATCGGCGAGGTGGGGAGACGGGAGATTTTGAAAAATCGGGGAAATATCGGATTGGGTGAAtagtgaataataataataaattatgaaaatatatgtaataaaagtttaaatatatatcaagaacTCATAAATCTTGAacttttgtataactttttcaaaaaaaatgacaaatataaatagatataaatataaatatatgatatattctgataaaaaaaaatttttttttttgactttgaCCCGATATTTGACCGATATTCCGATATTTGACCCGATCCAACAAGTTTTCCAATGTTGACCAACGTTGACCCGATATTTGACCGATCCTAGCCATCCCGTCTCCTGGACTGGCCGATTCCGATATTTGATCCAATATCTCGGCCGAGAAGGCCGAGATTTACAACACTGGGCGTAGCCTTTGACTCTAAGGGCTAAAcccttaaaaataattttttaagtgGTTTTCAAGGTTTTCACCATTATTTTAATTCTTACTTGATCACTTTATTGGAGAATTATATGTGTCTGTTTGGCAAAGTTAGATGATCGAAAAcatgaatttatatttaaactttagCCTTAATAGTACTTAGATGATGCTAAAAGTCACCATAGCCTATACAAACTTTATATATCTTGTACATGACATGTATATCAATACACATTTGgtacttttttatattatgaCCATATATACCAAATTTCTAGAGGACCATTCGCACAAGGTATTTTCCCTGCCCataagttaaaagaattaatgAAGGCTCCACTTGGTAATTGACATGGTgtcaaaaccatatatatatatatatatattatatatatatatatatatatatatatatataatatatatatataattatgatatatgTACACCAGCCTTAGCTTGGACATGACTCTACATGTACATGGTCCACAGCCATAAATTCCATTTACATCATCCACTATCATCCACTATATATGAATGGAGAGAGATCAGGTCCAGGACAACAAAAACACATCGATACATTGAGTAAATATGATATCTTAACCACCATAATAAAAAATTCGGTAACATTATTAGCTcgatatatttgatatattcaCTCATTGGTTACAATAATAGCAAGCATATATGCAACAAcatataactagattatttgattaattagtgacattattatctatatataattgttttttttcaaGTCGGATATGACATCAGAAAAATCTtatcgtataatggtgaaacattAATTGCACGTATCAAAGACAATGAAATGGTGATCATAGGTTGTTACAAGTACTCGGAGGAAAAAAAACCTCAAggtttgtcatccctaaggatcgaattCAAAACTTTGGGTAAAACCGTATCTAAGACAATGAGATGTTGATcataagccgttacaagtattcgaagGAAAAAACTTCAAAGTTTGTCATTCTTAAAGATCAAActcaaaactttaaataaaaccaATCGACCATCATTGGccaatacatatatttgtattatttctTCTAAATCTAAATGCAACCACTAAAAGTTTTCAATGTACAAAACCACTCAATGAAGAAAATCTGATAGTAAAACATAATTGGAAGCCCATATATACGTTTTCCTTTAATTTTACAATCGGACAATAACAATAGTACCAAATTCCACCTAATTCTATTACAAGCGGGATGAGCTATTAGGATAGCTTAATGAATCATCGGGTTAACTAATACTCGTAACTGATATAGTACATATGTcttatattatgattttgttatgtgtatataacttttaactATTGTTAGTGGTAAGACAAACACTTGATGACCTTAAGGTCTTAGGTTCGATTCCCGATGggcacaaaaaataattcccttaaggtacccgttaccaatgaagtctagacccatatgtgaagtttaattATGCGGGTTCGATCCTctggggtgcccagatcatgtggggattaggatggaggtattttacaaacatcatatggctcatacggagtgggtcgatgggtatccaattgtggtatcGGGCTAGGGTTTTCCCCATTGCCCTAACATCATTGAtcgtttatattatatatatgaatatgaattcaCAAGGAGTTAAGGCATTTTCCtcttggttcaacttgaatactTGATTTATCAGGACCGATACGGCATATAATTAAGTACATATGATGTCAAAAGAATGGTACGTATTATTCAACTTTCTAATATGAGATAACATAATTAATCAGTTGGATATATTGAATGTATAAGTGCatattttgattaaatatagatatgtttgttatataaGTTCTCATAATAAAAAGTGATGTATAGTAATCGATCATACCCTCGTCTACTACAAGACACCTAATGAGTGttatgaaattaaataaaagatatgaatAGTCCCATCAAACTTTTTGGGCCAAATACGTCCTTATCTATTTTAACGTTTTTGTATGTTGCAAGGGAGCTTTAGTTAACTGAAGTAATGGTGTATGTTGTAATAGTACCCCACACTATCCAATTTTATCTTAGAGTGTAGTCTTGGTTATGTGTCTCAATATCAACATTTCAATATGTAAATGCATGCCAAATTAGCTAGAGAAAAAGGTAGGGGAGATTAGGACTTGAGCTTCACCATATCTATTTGTTTGGAAACATTCCAAGTCCTTCCATAGCACATTTATGAAGCTTGCAAACCTCCACACGAATGACCCCATCTTGTTTCATCATTTGAGAATGGTGGTAGATTTACCTTTTGTTTATAATTGCTTTAAAGATCCAAAAGCATATCTATCTACATTCATACATATTGCAttcttatttattaattgtatggaccgtttatatatatatatatatatatagggtatgaAAAAGAGTTATTCTAAGTTGAGTGAAGTATagaataacaaaatttaatttacataaaATGGGTACTAGGCTACTAGCTAGTTACGTACGGATGTTACTAGAATTGTCAATGAACCTGATCATGACTTAAATCCGATCATTTGACCAGCCATATATTGTCTACCAATTGTAcgatataattaattaactaatttgaTCGGTGTGTGCATGTTGATCACTTGAAAACGTTCCAACTAATACAACCAATTAgttaagggggggggggggggggggggggggggggggcggggGAAATTGATCGATAATAAAACTATCACAAatgatttgattaaaaaaacttttataatgatGTCGTGGCATGAAAATACACAAACAATTATGTTAAGATAATTAAGTAGGTGGTCAAGGAAAAGTTCTGTCTCTGAATAAATTATTTGGCCCGTGGGATAATGATTCGTGAACCATATTCGTGACTTTTTCGAAATGAATCGTGTTTTTTAACCAATAAGAACAAATTAACCTAGAGATAAATACCTAAAAGGTGGATAAATATCaatttattgtatatttttactcccttataaaacaaaaaaacttttttttatttttagtaatttttgtcttttaatCACCAGAATTGCccttacatttattttaataattaacactttaagcccttatctttttaaatatttcactatcgcctttatatcaacctacaccatttAAGACTTGACACTGCCACCGCCAGAAATAATACCGTCACTGACAAAACTAGACCGCCGTGCCCACTAACGTCGCCGCATtatcaacctacaccatttgaGACTTGACACACCGACAATACTAGACCGCCGTGCCCACTaacgccgccgcattgcgcgggtaccatgctcgatTTAAATTTAAGTAGAAAGCTGTAAACAATTCATGATTTGtaaataacaaaagttattcGGTCAATTGATACTTGGATCCTTACAACGATATACGTCATTTTAGGTTAAAAATTACTGCcgttctttaaaaaaaaaattactagaCTCGTAAATAGTTAACATAAAGACTTTTGTTGCTTTAATTAAGGCCATCCATAGAGTGTTACTCGTACATGATTAAGAAATTGAATCGTCGTCTCTAATTATCAAGTACCTTAATTGTTTAACAATGTTTTACAATTTCTTAAGCATGTTATATTAACCAGGCTGGCTGTTTGCATTATCAAAGGCTATATAAGATATAGAGTACCCGTAACTTGTTTCCTTTAAAACTACTAGTTTATTGAAAAGTAAGTTCTTATTATATAAGCATAAAGCATGCATTTAGTTTCTCTAGCTAATTCCATTTTGACAACTCACTCaaacagaaaagaaaaataaaacactaTATAACATTGtatacaaatatcaaatattgacaAGGTGAGTTTCATCTTAAATTAATCACATTTATCATTATTTGAACAAATacaaaatacacaacaaaaatCTCTTTCTCGTAAATTTTTATAGGGCTTCGGATGCTGAACCAACCTTTTGTGGGCCCATCACAACATTCCCTATATAGaaatgggtaaaaaaaaaaataaaagcctTTAACTTAAAAGGCACAATGGACCAACGTGACCTTAAGTTGTATTGGGTAAATAATCCAATCTTACAATTTCCAGCATTCTGGTGTCAAGGAATGGTCCCTTTTGTTATCCCAACAATAGTTATAAACCATGTAGTGAGTTTGAACACATCGCATGGCCATGCGTTGTCTCTTGCTGAGGCCACCAGCTCGGCCTGGAGAGGCCGTGACTGGGTGGCACCATGCCGGTGAATAGGCAGAACAACCCGTTGCTTTAAAATTAGTGAAGCTTCCAACAAAGGGCTGATATTTGTAATCGGCTTTGTATTTACCATTTTCAGTGGCCCAAGATGAGGCGTCCCATATTGACCCATATAACCACATTGGCCGTAACGGAAATGTTGCATCACTTTTCCTTGGGTACCTTCTTATTGGCACATCATCCACAAAAAATCTAGAAACAAAACATACCCGTTATCATTGTGATTGTAATAATTAATCATATGGGTGTAACATCATGTGACATTGGTAACTATTTAGCacattatttgttttaatgtaagttgTCTTTATTCAATAATAGAAATGAGATCCAATGATAAatactgttaaaaaaatatgccATTCTGATCAAACTCATGTTTCTAAAATTGTATGATTCCTTATCATATCTTACCatacatatgaatatatatgataGGTGATTcacaatatatgtttgtttagagataaatatttacaaaaaatataaaatatatagataaaataaaacttacATTAAATCATGTGGACTCCACAAAATAGCATAGTGATGAAAGTTTTTAGTGGGGTCAAACCATAAGTGAAACTTCATTTCTCTCCCAATAATCTTGCCATCACCACTTCCTCTAATGTACACATTGGTTTGTAATGTGTATGGCTTCCCAAATGTTGTTCCAAGAAACTCTATGTCAACCTCATCATGGAACCCTGGATGTGCTTCATTGTTTGAAAgctacaatttttttttgtaaaacaaAGTAGAAAACATATGCATCAAAACTAATTAATGTGCGTATCAAAATATTCTAATAATTGTTAGGAGAAGTAGCTAGTAAACATGACATTTCGATTTCAGTTTTTAAAAGACGTGTAATTAAATTCTTTTTACATCCCAATATAagctaaaaagtaaaaaaatcataattaattTAGCACAAGAGTCGCTCTCTTTCTCTAAATgtaagctaaaaaaaaaacaacataaatttgtttaaacttaggctatctccaatgctaaggatgCCCTTAGGCGTctttgagctgccacatcaaatccttacaaatccttataaatccttacaaatccttatacatccttacaaatcctttaaattttataattttatctccaaccatacaaacatccttacatatcattttacctccactaaaaacaaaaatatattaggtaaggacaagtaagggcatgcccttaggtaagggcatccttcaaaaaatccttagttttggacaagcttcaacggcaaaggatatccaagggcatCTAAGggcaccccattggagatagccttattTATCATGCCTTTTATagaaaattttgagaaatttgtcgatttgtttgtatttgaaaatatttatataaaaaaaaaatcttaacctTTACGAACAT includes the following:
- the LOC122584745 gene encoding probable xyloglucan endotransglucosylase/hydrolase protein 32 → MAFHLVLLFSLVFYILITGPLVTNAGYWPPSPGFYPSSKFRSMTFNQGFKNLWGPSHQSINNNALSIWLDRTSGSGFKSVKPFRSGYFGASIKLQPGYTAGVITAFYLSNNEAHPGFHDEVDIEFLGTTFGKPYTLQTNVYIRGSGDGKIIGREMKFHLWFDPTKNFHHYAILWSPHDLIFFVDDVPIRRYPRKSDATFPLRPMWLYGSIWDASSWATENGKYKADYKYQPFVGSFTNFKATGCSAYSPAWCHPVTASPGRAGGLSKRQRMAMRCVQTHYMVYNYCWDNKRDHSLTPECWKL